Genomic DNA from Desulfurivibrio alkaliphilus AHT 2:
TAATGGCGCACCTGGCCATGCAGTTGCAGGCCGCTGAAGACCGGGCTTGAGTAAGCTACCGAATTAGCGCGGGAAGCGGTGCCGCCCTGACCCATGGCAACAAAGCCCTCCTGCTCGTAAATATCGAACAGATGGGAAACCGACTGCAGGTAGATGGAGTCAAAGTTACCCACCATCAATTGGCCCAAAGCGCTGTGCTTGACGCCGACGTAGGTATTGCGCCGATCATTGAACACTTGGTCGCGCTCCCGCTGGCTGGCATCGTAACGGAACTCCGCTCGGGCAAAGACACTCAAGGAATCATCCACCTGGTGCGAGGCCCGCAGGCCGAGGCGGGAACCATCGCCGGCGATGCGACCGTCGCTGGTGTTTTCGTAAAAGAGATAGAGCCGGCTATACAGATCAATTTTGGTGCCATCCTGATCGTGAAGCGTCAACGCTTGCGCCGGGTTACTGGCAATGATTGCCATGGTCAATGCTGCTGCTGATACTAATGCCTTTTTCATCTTTCTCTCCTTGGTGTGTTTGATAAACAACGATATTACGATGGATTCGCACAGTAGCTCAGTTGCCAAAAGTAGTAATATGGCATGGCTAAGGTTAAAGTTGTTGTTAGTTAGAAGGCTGCCAAAAAGTTAGACGGGCCTGATAATAACAAAACAAAACTAAAGCACAAGCATTTTGTTTAGATAACCCTAAGAATTTATCGCAAAGCCTAACAACACCTGGCCCCTGGTCAGCTTAAGAAGGGCCAGTAAGGGGGAAGCAAACAATACTGATTAGAAGATGTTAATCGGGGTAGGGCAAGTGGTTGGCAAACGGATGGATGGACAGGCAGTGGGAAGAGTCGGGAAGAGGTGGTGAAAACAAAAGCGCCCCCAAACAGGCCGTTAAGAAACCGGCTGTTTGGGGGCGGCTTGCAGGCAGGGGAGTGCCGGTTATTTGCCCACCAGGCGGGTGAGGATCTCGTAGTTGCGGTTGACCATGGTTCGGGGTTCGCTGAGCAGGCCGGCCTGGATCATGGCGTTGTCGTAGATCTGTTCGGTGATCTGCCGGGCCAGTTCGGCGTCGCTTTGGCGCAGGCGGTTTAAGCCGCTGATCAGACCGTGGCCGGGGTTGATCTCCAGGTTCTTGCCGCCGAAATCGGGCAGCTGCTGGCCCGAGGCCCGCATCACCCGCTCCATGCTGCTGGTGAGAAAGCCGTCGGGGTTGACCACCATGGCCGGGCTGTCGGTGAGCCGCTTGGACGCCTTGACCTCCTTGACCTTTTCCCCCAGCACCTCCTTGATCCAGGCCGTCAGCTCTTTGGCCTCTTCCGGGGGCAGGGTTTCCTTGGCTGCCTGGGCTGCGTCTTGCCGCTCCGCTTCTTGCTCATGGCCCAGCTCGCCCAGGTCCAGGTCATCGCGATCGGCGGAAACCAGCTTATGTTCCTCGAACTCGCCGATGTGGTTGAGGGCGAAATCATCCATCGGGTCCAGGGTGTAAAGTACTTCCAGGTCTCGGCTTTTGAAGGCCTCCAGGTAAGGGCCGGTTTCCACCGCCTCACGGCTGGGGCCGCTGATATAATAAATATCCTTCTGGGCCTCGGCCATGCGGCCGACATATTCCGCCAGCGAGGTCAACTTGCCCGGCTCGGTCTTCGAGGACTCAAAGCGCAGCAGGCCGGCCAGCTCCTTACGGTAATTGAAATCGGAGATTGCACCCTCTTTCAGGAACATGCCAAAGGAGTGCCAGAACTTTTCGTAGGTTTCCGGCTCGTTTTTGGCCAGCTCGGCCAGATATTTCAGCAGCCGTTTGCTGATCACCCGGTTAATCTTGGCCACTAAAGCGCTGTCCTGCAGGGCCTGGCGGGAGATATTCAGCGGCAGATCCTCGCTGTCGATCACCCCTTTAACAAAACGCAGCCACTCGGGCAGGATGTTCTTGCTGTGCTGCTCGATCAAGACCCGCTGGCAGTAGAGGTTGACCCCCGGCTCCAGGCGGCCGAAACCCAGGCGCTCGACGTTTTCCTTGGGAAAGAATAGCAGGGCCTTGACCGCCAGCGGCGCATCGGCGCTGAAGTGCAGCCGGGCCAGTGGTTCATCGAAGGCGTTGGCGATATACTTGTAAAATTCCTGGTACTCCTCTTCCTTGATCTCGCTTTTGTTGCGGGTCCAGATGGCCTGGACGGTGTTCACCGGCTCCTCGGCCACCTTGATGGGAAAGGGAACAAAGCTGGAATAACGGCGGATGATCTGCTTGATCCGCTCCTCGTCGGCAAACTCCTTGGCATCTTCTTTCAGGTGCAGAATGATCCGGGTGCCGCGCCGGATGCCGGGGCAGGGGCCGATGGTGTAGGTGCCGGTGCCGTCGGAAACCCATTCATGGCCGGCATCATCGGGCCGGAAACTGCGGGATTGGACCCGGACCTTGTCGGCCGCCATGAAGGCGGCGTAGAAGCCGACTCCGAATTGGCCGATGAGCTGGGTGTCTTGGCGCTGGTTTTCCGTCAGGTTGGCCAGAAAGGTGCGGGAGCCGGAGTGGGCGATGGTGCCCAGGTTGTGTTCCAGCTCGCCCCGGTCCATGCCGATGCCGGTGTCGGTGATGGTCAGGGTGTGCTTTTCCTGGTCCACCTTGATTTTGATCTCCAGCGGCAGGTGGTCGTCGAAGATCTCCTCGCCCTGGCTGGCCACCTTCTGGTGCCGGAATTTCTCCAGGGCGTCGGCGGCGTTGCTGATCAGTTCACGCAGAAAAATCTCTCGCTCGGTGTAGAGCGAGTGGATGACAATATCCAGCATCTTTTTGACTTCGGCCTGAAACTCGCGGGTTTCCTGGGTGGCGGTGTCGGTGCTCATCTTTTTACCTCTCTTTAACATCTCATTGTTATACAATACTCCTAGTGCCCGGCGGTGGCGCAGGCAGGATGATCGGGAAGTTAAGCTAAGCATCATCCTCCGGTTGTCAAGGTGTGGCCCAGGTCGGCCCGGCTCGGCGAAAAAGGTACAAAGAGGAAAAAATGAGCAAGAAAGTGGAGTTGGATCAGGAAGAGTGCATCGGTTGTGAAAGCTGTGTGGAGCTCTGCCCCGAGGTTTTCGGCTTTGCCCCGGAGGTCGGCAAGGCCTATGTTCTGGAAGGTGCCGACGGTGATTCCGCCTGCGTAGAGGAAGCCGCTACGGCTTGCCCGGTGGCCTGCATCAGTGTCGGCTAGAAGAATGGCGGCAGGGGGTGGCGGCGCCCGGAGCCGGTTTGGCCACGGGGGCTTGTTTTTTAAGCGGCTTGGCGATGAAGGCGCCGGTTTGGAGAAAGGCCGCGGCTAAAGTGGCCACCTCGCGGTTGAAGAGCATGGGCAGGTGGGCGGTATGCACGGTGAAGCGGGCGGCTGCGCCTTTAAGGAAGGTTTCCTCCAGGGCCACGGTGCCGTCGTGGGGCTTGGGCATGCCCGGGAAAAACAGGCCGATCCCCAAGCCATGGTCGCCGGCGATCACCCCCAGGGGGCGCTGGTGCTGCCAGCGCGGTACGGCGGTCAGCAGGAGGGGGGCGGAGGCGCCCAGCAGCATTTTACTTAAGGGGTGCCGGGCCAGGCGGCGGGCAATATGGCTGCCGGTAAAAGGGGTGCCCAAGGTCAGGACCCGCCCCGGGGCCGGCAGGCGGTGGCGGCAAAGGGTAAGTTCGATGATCCGGCCGCCCAGGCTGTGGCCCAGCAGGTGTATCACCGGGTGCCGAGGGGCCAGTTGGCCGACGAAATCCGCCAGGTTGTCGGCATTGTGCCCCGGGCTGTGGCGCAGAGAAGAGTAAGGGAAACGGTAGCAGACAAACCCGTCGGCCCGCAGCCGCCGGGCCAGCAAGCCCATCTCCAGGCCGGTCATCCAGATCCCGTGGACCAGAATCACGGCCGGTTGCCGGTCGTTGTCCGCAGCAAGGCGCATGGCGCTTTGTCCTCCCAGGAAAATGCACAAAAAAAGACGGCGGAGCCGCCTTTATCCAGCAGGCCGTTAGTAAACGGGCTGCAGAAGAAGGGGTTCCGCCGTCAGCAAAACATAACCGGCGGGGGAAATCAAGAGCGGGGACCGGCTCCCCGACCGCCGCGGCCGCCCATGCCGGTCGGTCCGCCGCAGGTGCCGAACCGGCCGGCGCGGGCAATCCCGGCCTCGCTGGCCTGGGCGCGCATCTGGTTGCGCAGGTCGAAGACCTCTTCGCTGAGGGCCTTGGCCCGGGCCTCGTCACCGGCGTTGATGGCGGCCTGTAACTGTGCCTGCTTGGTTTGGATTGTTCGGCGCAGTTCCCGGGTTGCTTCGTAAAAAGCCTCCCGGGCCTGCAGGGTTTCTTCGTCCAGGGCTACGCAGTTGGGGCCGTCGCAGTAGCCTGCCGCCATCCCGTAGCCGCCCGGACCGTAACCGGCGCCAGGACGGGCCTCGGCCAGCTGGTAACCGGTGAATCCCAGAGCCGCTACCATTGCCAGGGTCATAAGGGTCTTTTTCATGATCGTTCTCCTTTTGGGGTTTGGTTGGTAAGTTTTGATGACCTTTGCCCTGGGATTAATACAATAAGTGTGCCAAAAGAAGTTTTTCTTTTTATCCCCTTGTTGTTGCAGAGTTGTGCGCTGATAATAGTGCTCGGCCGGGTGCCGGCGGTCAGCCTGTTTTGGGCTTGATGGATAAATTTTACTCAACCATCGCCCGGCCGGTTGGGTACTTTTTAACCGGCCGGCTAAAACATCTCTTCCACGGCCCCCAGTGCCACCACTTCCTGGGTGTGCATCAGGCGGTCGATATCCAGCAGGATGGTCACGCCCTCCTTGAGCTTGGCCATGCCCAGGATCATGTGTTGATCCACGCCGGTGCCGAAAGAAGGGGCGTCTTCCACCTGGTTGTCCTTGACGTTGACCACTTCCGAAACCGAATCGACGATGATCCCGGTTAAGGTGGAGCCGCGCACCCCGGAGATTTCCACTATAATGATACAGGTGCGTTCGTTGTAGGCGGCCTCTTCCATGCCGAATTTCAACCTCAGATCCATCACCGGGATCACCCGGTCGCGCAGGTTGATAACGCCCTTGAAAAAAGAGGGCATGTGCGGCAGCTCATGGATATCCATCAGGCCGATGATCTCTTTGACATCCAGGATGCCGATGCCGTAACGTTCGCTGCCCAGGCTGAAGACCAGATACTTGCCTTCCCGGCTGCTAAGCTGCTGCTTTTCTTTGAACTCTTCCATCTTCAAAGCGCCGCTGCGCTGGCCGTTTTCCCCGCCGGCGGGGCGAGCTCCTCCCTGGCCGCAGGCCTTGGAGGCGAAGCGGGTCTCGATGAAGGCGTCAAGGTCGATGGTGCGGCCGATTTCCATTCTGTTGACCATATAATCCTGGATGGTCTCCAGGTCTTCCTTCACCGGGTAAAGGTCATGGTAGACAATGCCGGCGGGATCGGAGAGCACATTTTTCAGCAGGGCCGGCTCCAGCCCAATGCTTTTTTCCGGATCGAGGAAATCCACGGCGATTTGGGCTGAGCGGTCGATATCTTCCTTAATGGATTTGCCGGCCTTGACCACCAGGTCGGTGAATTCCTGGACCGCTTCCGGGTACTGGGCAATGATTTCATCGCGGAAGACCACCACGCAGCAGGGGTGGTGGTCCCAGATTTCGCTGGACAAAAATTGTTTCTCGGCAATGCCGGCGGCGATGGCCCGGCTGCCGATGGGCTCGGCCACCAGAAAACCGCTGGCTTCGGGGT
This window encodes:
- a CDS encoding porin, with amino-acid sequence MAIIASNPAQALTLHDQDGTKIDLYSRLYLFYENTSDGRIAGDGSRLGLRASHQVDDSLSVFARAEFRYDASQRERDQVFNDRRNTYVGVKHSALGQLMVGNFDSIYLQSVSHLFDIYEQEGFVAMGQGGTASRANSVAYSSPVFSGLQLHGQVRHYEESESVSGDEELVFQLAGTYHIGDLTLGLGSLFSNEDAAAAFTETLIGASASYQVMKDLSLRLMVEHLKDAGDDDYHYAIGGIYNYGQGDLYATAGRDWNEDSYFALGANYKFSRPMRVFIEYGNGDAIDPDNVLTVGFRYDF
- the htpG gene encoding molecular chaperone HtpG, whose amino-acid sequence is MSTDTATQETREFQAEVKKMLDIVIHSLYTEREIFLRELISNAADALEKFRHQKVASQGEEIFDDHLPLEIKIKVDQEKHTLTITDTGIGMDRGELEHNLGTIAHSGSRTFLANLTENQRQDTQLIGQFGVGFYAAFMAADKVRVQSRSFRPDDAGHEWVSDGTGTYTIGPCPGIRRGTRIILHLKEDAKEFADEERIKQIIRRYSSFVPFPIKVAEEPVNTVQAIWTRNKSEIKEEEYQEFYKYIANAFDEPLARLHFSADAPLAVKALLFFPKENVERLGFGRLEPGVNLYCQRVLIEQHSKNILPEWLRFVKGVIDSEDLPLNISRQALQDSALVAKINRVISKRLLKYLAELAKNEPETYEKFWHSFGMFLKEGAISDFNYRKELAGLLRFESSKTEPGKLTSLAEYVGRMAEAQKDIYYISGPSREAVETGPYLEAFKSRDLEVLYTLDPMDDFALNHIGEFEEHKLVSADRDDLDLGELGHEQEAERQDAAQAAKETLPPEEAKELTAWIKEVLGEKVKEVKASKRLTDSPAMVVNPDGFLTSSMERVMRASGQQLPDFGGKNLEINPGHGLISGLNRLRQSDAELARQITEQIYDNAMIQAGLLSEPRTMVNRNYEILTRLVGK
- a CDS encoding ferredoxin — translated: MSKKVELDQEECIGCESCVELCPEVFGFAPEVGKAYVLEGADGDSACVEEAATACPVACISVG
- a CDS encoding alpha/beta fold hydrolase; amino-acid sequence: MRLAADNDRQPAVILVHGIWMTGLEMGLLARRLRADGFVCYRFPYSSLRHSPGHNADNLADFVGQLAPRHPVIHLLGHSLGGRIIELTLCRHRLPAPGRVLTLGTPFTGSHIARRLARHPLSKMLLGASAPLLLTAVPRWQHQRPLGVIAGDHGLGIGLFFPGMPKPHDGTVALEETFLKGAAARFTVHTAHLPMLFNREVATLAAAFLQTGAFIAKPLKKQAPVAKPAPGAATPCRHSSSRH
- a CDS encoding chemotaxis protein CheW, whose product is MAIDPNIKILLVEDAGTMRKMEAKILGQVGFNNIVEAVDGQDAVEKLQADQDIGLVISDWSMPNMDGLELVQWLRSQEQLKDIPFLMATGHGDKEYVAKALEGGASGVVAKPFTPPELKSAMEKAFGLEQEEVPKVDEGPKVSSEGKVNLKMAHIQITDHLALGVLKHWIDTGRETPAHFTLETKCMGSWNPVQGALESFEVDGAFILAPAAMDLFSYDVPLKLVLFAHRNGSICVRNRQGKYIKPYQQFFKHKTFYIPHKMSIHNMLAHMYFTQMGLKPGVAGKEAVNVLFDVAPPVAMPQFLKDNPEASGFLVAEPIGSRAIAAGIAEKQFLSSEIWDHHPCCVVVFRDEIIAQYPEAVQEFTDLVVKAGKSIKEDIDRSAQIAVDFLDPEKSIGLEPALLKNVLSDPAGIVYHDLYPVKEDLETIQDYMVNRMEIGRTIDLDAFIETRFASKACGQGGARPAGGENGQRSGALKMEEFKEKQQLSSREGKYLVFSLGSERYGIGILDVKEIIGLMDIHELPHMPSFFKGVINLRDRVIPVMDLRLKFGMEEAAYNERTCIIIVEISGVRGSTLTGIIVDSVSEVVNVKDNQVEDAPSFGTGVDQHMILGMAKLKEGVTILLDIDRLMHTQEVVALGAVEEMF